The following DNA comes from Castanea sativa cultivar Marrone di Chiusa Pesio chromosome 10, ASM4071231v1.
ggacaTGTGGCTCAAAATtaagaatctaattagattttttctaagttttatatatatatatatatatatatatatatatatatatatatatatatatatatatatatatttttccttatatatatatatatatatatatatatatatatatatatatatatattatgcctTCTTTTTACACAGGGTAACAAAAAGATACTACAGATTTCAACAGTTTTTTTTACACTAATCCGCATCAAATAGGAGTCGAGTCacataaaaggtttttttttttcaagaaactaCCAAATAATCCTAGAAGAAATGTAtaatttggccaaaaaaaaaagaaaaaaaatgacctGCGTCCTTTCTATGAAGTTTCTTAAGAGAGGATTTTTCTAATTTTGCCATTGAAATCATGGGCGGCTCTACATACGCAGGGTGGTCATAGGACTACTTTGACTTGCAAAAtatggcatatatatatatatatatatatatatatatatattaaactaaCCTATTATGACcaccctaataaaaatgttgaacaccctgatttaaaaattacaaaaaatttgggttcaacaaaaataagaataatgctACATTTATAACTGTGAAGACGTAAGTTGGTTCACGGCCCACTAGATTTGGACAATGGCCTAACAAGCCcacaacaataaaatttgttagagagtgagTTTAATATTGAACGTTCAACGAGTCAAGTAAGAATCATTGCGGGTTAGTTTAATGCTGAAATGAACAAGAATAAcaagttgaaattgaaaaaaaaaaaaaactcggtCTAGTCCAAGGATGGTATGATCTTGTATTTAGCTCTCAAACTTatacaaatattcaagttcttgatTACAAGTAgttccttcctttctttttcttcccccTTCTATAAAGgaatcctttcttttttatactcATTCCCCCCCTCTCATTTTAGCTTTCCACCTATTGATCAAGTAACTAATCTcattgatacttgtcccatcaaaaccttcttgaagtcctttatgggtagctgtaaggctatAAGTCATTGTTCAGGCTATAAGTCATTGTTCAggcatcacctccacattaatgttGTCAGTTGGTTagatgcagagcattcaatgtggtagtagcagctttattcccagatatttctcaattctctgTTGACCCTCCTCTCTCCAAAGCTTATCCTCCTTCTAAGCATGGTTGTCCCTTTCCTAGTACTTGTTGGGTGATCGGACTTCCACTCTATTTCCCAAGGAGGTTtgtctcctcggacaacctCAACTACTTGTCCTGACCAGCTCTCGTCCTCGGCATGATAACCTACTTGCCTTTACTAATACTTGTTTGTCCTTGGACTCTTTGATGTCCTTGGGCACGGCCCACGGCCCAATACCCTTATCTGAGTCATTTACTCCCAcaataacattttcacaataatttcacaataaattcaaTGTGGTAAGCTGTTACTGATTCTAATTTGGGCttaatactaatattattttttacctACCAATAAGAGTTTTTTGtgtaagatttattgtaaaaatattgaggacgtagcattattccaaaattaattttgccccccaaacataatccttaatctcttttaaaaattaaaaaaaaaacttaaataacaacaataaatattagcccAAATAACACCAAACAGAAACAAGATAAGACCGAACAACAACAAGTGATttaattattcaacaaaaaacatactataaaacaaaaagataataattgCTAAACATTCAAATTTGTAGTTCGTTAgcctattcaataaaataatctctattttcatttttttgtacaaaatggtgccaagaaaaatattgtggttgtCAGTTCTCCTTAATGGTGATGATAGTTATATTCTTTTTAGCTTTGAAGTCACAATAATTTTACTCTCCTTAGTGACTTGACTCACAATTGTAGCAAATTTTCAAGTTATCACTtaattagattttgtataacttaaatttcttaatgaccaccttaaaaaaaacttcttaGAGTCTTAACTAATTCAAAAAGTAtcacttattagttattaccatagtaatgctttttttttttttgtgtgtgtttccTGAAAAAGTAATGTCTCTCCTATTTTGGCAAGGAAGAGCCTTTTGATTCTCATTCTATGTTTCTTTCTATGCATACATAAAAAGTTTTCATTCAACCATAAAGCAAAGTAAAATCGATCTAAAATTATTCTAATCATTTATTATATACAATAACTAGTATGTAAAAGAACAAGGTGCTGAGCCatcaatttgtattttatttttttctcaaaaagtttatttatttatttatattttttggtttccaCAAGAAGAAGTTAGCAATCCCAAGCCCAAGCAAAACCCATCTCAACTCACACGTACGTTTACATATGCAGAAATGttaatcatctattttattgttttatacataaaccattatatatatatatatatgtgtgtgtgtgcaagtGTTATTATGTAAAATAATACTACATTGAGTTTTATATTAAGATTCATAAATCTAAGGGattaagggcccgtttggtagagaagtttgagtaatgttgtttgtaattttttgaaatacgtgtaggtgaaaaaatgTCTGAAAATgcgtataatgttgtttaaaaactgaaaatgtgtgtttaagATGCTCTACCAAACAGGGCCTAAGTATTTAGACAATTAACAGTTTACATATAGGCTTCGTGTGGTCTATCAATCTATGAGTTACTAGTTTAAAGTCTGCTGCCCAATGCTTTTGGAGTCACCCTTAAGAAATTATCACAAGTAAATTGCCCTATGTATGTAGATTGTAGAGTGGACGAGTTTGATACCTACATAAATATTAGTTTAAAAGCACTATGTATGTAGATTGTAGAGTGGACGAGTTTGATGCTTACACAAATATTAGTTATATGCTTTTAAAATGGACATCTCAAGTGAgttgtaatttaattaatacCTCTTAATGCATAAAGTACTTCGGGATTTAGGACGAGATAAATGGCTTGAACTGCGGAGTTAACAACATATTGTAACTATCTATGATAGCATGTAACATCTTTCTTAAGTATTTATCCCTTGTTAGTAGAATCCCATCCGACATTCATGCCACCTCCTtagaacccttttttttttttttttgagaaaccaccTCCTTAGAACTTAGAAGACAAAGTAAAAGacaaaagcaagaaaagaaagaaagaaaaaagtctGTTGGGTCCTGGCCCAAAGATCCGAACTTTGACCCGAGCAATACCCGAGACATACCAAGCCACTAGGATAAAGGCATCCATCAAGACAAAACAGGGGTCCTAGGGACCCCTTTTGGGACCACACACGGACACACAgaccaaacaaaccctaacaTGTTTCTGCAGACTGTACTGTGATACCATTTCCTTTCTATGTTAACTGATGGGGATCACTTCCCCTTGGTTTTCTTGGCCTTAACAAGTTTCTGTAACAGTGCATTGCATTTcgaggtttgtttgtttgtttgcttgttggTTTGTTTCAGTCTCTGTAAACTGCAGTTTAGTTGTtgcaaattattaatgttttctttttgtaggGTGTTTGGTCAGTGATTGTTTGAGAGAAACTGCAAAATTTGGTTGCATTTGGCGGTTTAGTTCGTTACTTTTTCTTGggtatttttgtgtttttgaatttATTGGTCAAAAGTCATAACTTTGGTTAAGTTTTGAGTTTATTTTGGATCTAAATTCTGGGTTTCTGTTGCTTGATTCTGTGttcatgcctttttttttaaatgaattatggTTGATTCACATTTTTGGGGGAAGAGAATTTGTGATGATGGTTggtcaaaatgatcaaattgtGGATTTATAGCTTTTGGGGCTTCTGGGTTTTGTTTACTGGTTTTTAATTCGTGAGAAATGTGGGTGTTTATGGCTTAGTGTTGTGTATATACCGGTTTTGGAGTGATTTTGGTTTATTTTCATGGTTTAGGGGAAGAATTTGAGTTTGTCATTTTCATCTGAGTAAagacttttgaattttgagattTGTGGGATTTTTCATTAGTTTTACTAGgtcatatttctttttttctttttcttttttgggatacTGAGGTCATATTTCATTATGTTGTGAGAAATGTGGGTTATTTGGAGGGATTGGGAATGTTTTGATATTAAGTTTTGTGTTATTTTAGATGTAGAAAGGTCAGGAACTAAAGAGACATAAAATGTCGTTTAAGAGTATCATTCAGGACATGAGAGGTGAGTTTGGGAGCATTTCTAGGAAAGGGTTTGAGGTGAAGTTTGTGTCTGGGATGAGATCCAGGTCGCACCGGGTGGTCCAGGATAGCTCTGCGGTGGCAACAATTGATGCTTTGAAGCAGAGCTGTTGGGTTAACTTGCCACCGGAACTTTTGAGGGATGTGCTAATAAGGATAGACACCTCTGAAGATACTTGGCCTCCCCGGAAAAATGTGGTTGCTTGTGCTGGTGTTTGCAGGAATTGGAGAGAAATCATGAAAGAAATTGTGAAATCCCCTGAGGTTTCTGGCAAGTTGACATTTCCAATCTCCTTGAAGCAGGTTTGAACATATATGAGTTGCTGCTTATGATTTAACTATGTTCCTCTTCATTGCGTTTTTACctttatttgtttcttgttaTGATACAGCCGTATCTGTATGGTTTACATGTTTACCATCATTGTAATTCCACGattagaaatgaaaatttcacaTGATGTACCTTCCTAGCTATTAAGAGCAGCAAGTGGAATTTCAAATTTGACTTGTTTTCCTTTCAATTTGTTTCATAATGGATAGTGGGAACTGGTCCATAAACAATGACATTATTAGTTTCATTTGTCAGCAAAGATGTTGCCTCATAATCTTTCGGAATTTGGGGAGTCAGAAGCTTGGCTGTAATAGTTTGTCCAGTGTCCACCCAGTGGTGCTTGGAACCAGAAGCACAACATATGCTTGAGCTTTAGCTATTTGATCCGCAGGTTGCATGATCCCACATACTAATGGGTTTAATTTAGAATAGATCCTGCTATTTATGatgttctttcttttgtgtACCAATTTCCtgtgacatttttttagaaCGAAATCCGTGTACAACTATCTGTGTGATAATGGGGGAAGATCTGGGTGTGAAGAAAAAGTAGACATGCGCTCTCACTCTGTTATTATAAGAACTGTTTGGGGATGTTTGTGAGGAATCTGGGAATTATTAAATCAGAAAAGTTAGATTGCATATTGCTTAGAAGTTTTCTAATCTGGGGAATTAAGCATTTTATAAATATCAATGCCTCTGTGGTTCCAACCATGCAATCAATAGAGACCTTTACACCAATGCATTCTGGTCCAGTGTCATTCAGATATttgttaaaacattttttagaatgCAATCCATCCACTTGCAGTGTACACAGAAAAGAggtgaatgaaaaagaaaattgtagtCCATCAAGACAAAGAGTTATTGTCACAGGTGCAAAACATGGTTTTGAAAATGAAGCAAACTCCCATCTTTTCATAAAGTGAGACCAATGTAGATTGCAACACTCAAGAGAACTAAATGTAAAGTggatttaattttctttttgttttgtgatattAGTAAAACATTTGGCCAATATATTCCAAATCCATGTTAATTATGGGTTGGTACATGATCTAATTTGAAATGGTTATCGTCAATATCTGAGATCATTAACATGGATTCTGAATATATTGACTCTAATACATTAGATAAAAATGTCAATGAGTTCAACTTAAATGGTACCTCCTCCTCTTGTGAGAGTAAGGTGCAGGGTGAGGTTGAGCGTTCAAGATCCATTGTGTGCATGTGTtattaccaattaaaaaaagcattccattaaaaaaaaaaaaaattaatgatgtAGTCAGGGGAATGGCTTTATTAGCAGTAGCATTTGACATTTTGGAGTGAATTGCTGCTTCTAAATGATGGTTAGTTTCTAAAGACCATCCAAGTCCTGCTTATATTTGtgattcttgaaattttgaattttgttgcaAGTACTTCACGATGTTCATATGTTAGCAAATACTGGATGCCAGCTATCCTCCTCAGAAAACCTTGCTATCAAGTATTTTCTTGTTAGTAAGGTTATAATCTAAAATCCTTGGTTATCTTTTTGCAGCCTGGACCAAGGGACTCCCTCCTTCAGTGTTTCATCAAACGGAATCGTAGCAGCCAAACATATTATCTTTACCTCGGCTTAAATCAAGGTCAAATAACCAAACGTTTCTTCTTTTCAGTATATGGTATATTTGATTTCACTTTTGTGAGATTAGTTTGATTAGTAGAGGGTTAGGTTCCTACTCGAGAAGGAAAGGTTCAGCTTTTCTTTGAGTCTCATCTCTGAGCTGCTCTTTTGCATTTTTATCTTGGCAGCTTCAACTGATGATGGAAAGTTCCTTCTTGCTGCACGGAAGTGTCGACGTCCTACTCACACAGATTACATCATCTCTTTAAATTCTGATGATGTGTCAAAAGGGAGTAGCACCTATGTTGGAAAATTGAGGTATGTTGAGCTGGCATGAGAGCACTTGTTCTTGTTTATCTTGTTGGCCTAAGTGTAAGTTGCACTTTCTGTGATATAGATCGAACTTTCTGGGTACCAAATTCACAATATTTGATGCACAACCACCACATGCTGGAGTGAGAGTCACCAAATGTCGTTCTACCAGGCTAATTAATAGACAAGTCACCCCCAAAGTCCCTCCTGGCAACTACCCCATTGCCCATATTTCATACGAGTTGAATGTCTTGGGTTCCAGGTATGAAAGATGGTGCTGAagtacttctttttcttcatagaaaatgaaaaacaacacaGAACTGGCAACCACCATGGTCAGTTACTACACTATATTCTCTATGtgaaaatgagattttaatattttggaaacCAGGGGTCCTAGAAGAATGCACTGTGTCATGGATGCCATTCCCAACTCTGCTGTTGAGCCAGGAGGTGTGGCTCCCACACAGACTGAATTCCTCCTTGGCAGTGTGGATAGTTTTCCATCCCTCCCTTTCTTCAGATCTAAATCAATCCGGACAGATAGTTTCCGATCTGGACATTCGTCTGTTCCAAGTGAAGGAATGCTGGTCTTAAGGAACAAGGCCCCTAGGTGGCATGAACAACTCCAGTGCTGGTGTCTGAACTTCAATGGACGGGTGACAGTTGCTTCAGTTAAGAATTTTCAGCTGGTTGCTTCTCCTGACAATGGAGTTGCTGGGCCAGAGCATGAGAATGTCATTCTCCAGTTTGGAAAGGTGGGAAAGGATGTATTCACAATGGATTATCAGTATCCAATCTCAGCTTTCCAAGCATTTGCCATATGTCTTAGCAGCTTTGACACAAAGATCGCTTGTGAATAAGTGACAAGCAGGTACGAATCTCGTTTCATTACTTAAATTACCtatatttaatttctatttgagTAGAAGCAAACAACAACAATGATAATAAAAGTGGTATATTACCAAGTATTTTTCCATGGTTGAGTGCCTTTTGCATTGTCTGAAATCTGAATTTGTAattcaaaagtttaaaataagatagtttttttaaaatgaaa
Coding sequences within:
- the LOC142611887 gene encoding tubby-like F-box protein 3, giving the protein MSFKSIIQDMRGEFGSISRKGFEVKFVSGMRSRSHRVVQDSSAVATIDALKQSCWVNLPPELLRDVLIRIDTSEDTWPPRKNVVACAGVCRNWREIMKEIVKSPEVSGKLTFPISLKQPGPRDSLLQCFIKRNRSSQTYYLYLGLNQASTDDGKFLLAARKCRRPTHTDYIISLNSDDVSKGSSTYVGKLRSNFLGTKFTIFDAQPPHAGVRVTKCRSTRLINRQVTPKVPPGNYPIAHISYELNVLGSRGPRRMHCVMDAIPNSAVEPGGVAPTQTEFLLGSVDSFPSLPFFRSKSIRTDSFRSGHSSVPSEGMLVLRNKAPRWHEQLQCWCLNFNGRVTVASVKNFQLVASPDNGVAGPEHENVILQFGKVGKDVFTMDYQYPISAFQAFAICLSSFDTKIACE